TAGCGTGCCTTCAGTCGCGATTCCGGGGCGAAGCGAATATCGCATTCCCGTGTCCTTTTCGTCGCGCGTGCGTGAGGACATCACCGCTTTTGCGCCGAACATCGTTCATATCTCCAGCCCCGATCGCGTTGCCAGGCAGGCGGCGGCATGGGCGCGGCGGCGGCGGCTCCCGGTCGCCTGTTCGGTGCACACGCGTTTCGAAACCTACGTTCGCTATTATAATCTGTCGTTCCTCGAGCCGGTTATGGTCGCATGGCTCCGCAAGCTTTACCGCAAGTGCGACGCGCTGATCGCGCCGTCCGAAAGCTTTGCGCAGGTGCTGCGCGAACAGCGGATGAACTATGATATCGGCATCTGGACCCGCGGCGTCGAGCAGGGCGTTTTCAATCCCGGCCGCCGCGACATGGCGTGGCGCCGCTCGCTCGATATCGCCGACGATGTTCCCGCCATTGCCTTCCTCGGCCGGCTGGTGATGGAAAAGGGGCTCGACGTCTTCGCCGACGCGATCGACGTGCTCCAGCGCCGCGGCGTGCCGCACAAGGTCGTCGTGATCGGCGAAGGGCCGGCGGGCGAATGGTTCGAATCGCGCCTGCCCAACGCGAAGTTCGTCGGTTTCCAGGGCGGTGAGGATCTCGCGCGTGCGCTTGCCTCATGCGATATTTTCTTCAACCCGTCGGTCACCGAAACCTTTGGCAATGTGACGCTCGAAGCGATGGCCTGCGGCTTGCCCGTCGTTGC
This genomic window from Sphingopyxis sp. YR583 contains:
- a CDS encoding glycosyltransferase family 4 protein, translating into MDVSDLRIALFSGNYNMTTDGANKALNRLVAYLLAHGAAVRVYSPTVAIPAFEPTGDLVSVPSVAIPGRSEYRIPVSFSSRVREDITAFAPNIVHISSPDRVARQAAAWARRRRLPVACSVHTRFETYVRYYNLSFLEPVMVAWLRKLYRKCDALIAPSESFAQVLREQRMNYDIGIWTRGVEQGVFNPGRRDMAWRRSLDIADDVPAIAFLGRLVMEKGLDVFADAIDVLQRRGVPHKVVVIGEGPAGEWFESRLPNAKFVGFQGGEDLARALASCDIFFNPSVTETFGNVTLEAMACGLPVVAARATGSASIVKHGQTGYLVAPGSITGFADHLQRYCRDIQLRAEHGAAAVLESGAYQWDAINRTVADTYIRLIRQKQRHRS